GCCTCAGAAGCTGACTTTTGGTACCTGGCGCGCTTCCGGGGTTTCCAGTTGCAGCTGGGCGGTTTCCTTGAAGGCAAACATGCCGGCAACAATATTATTCGGGAACTTCTCGCGGAAAATGTTGTAGGTCATCACGCCGTCATTGTAGGCCTGGCGGGCAAAGGCCACCCGGTTTTCGGTGCTGGAGAGCTCTTCCATCAGTTGCTGGATGGTTTCGTTGGCCTTCAGTTCCGGGTAGTTTTCAGAAACGGCGTAGAAGTTTGCCAGGGCTTTGGTCAGCAGGTTCTCGGCACTGCCCAAACGCTGGATCTTGGTGCCGTCCCCCGGGTCTTTCGCCGCGTCTTTCTGGGCGCTGACGGCGTTGTTGCGGGCTTCCATCACCTGGGTCAGCGTCGATTTTTCGTGAACGAGGTAGGCCTTGGCGGCTTCCACCAGGTTGGGAATCAGGTCATGGCGGCGCTGTAGCTGCACATCAATCTGCGCAAAGCCATTCTTGAACTGATTACGCAGCGATACCAGGTTGTTGTAGATAAACACCAGGTACAGTATGACAACGGCAATAACAACAAGGCCGATGACGGTCGTTCCCATGACTACTCCTCAGGGTGAAAGGTTCAGGCGTTATTTTCCACGATACGGGCATGGAAAGTCTGTACAAACGTCTCAAATTCCTTGGGTGGCAGTGGTTTGCTGAAAAAGTACCCCTGGGCCAGTTTACAACCACGCTGGCTCAGATAGTACTCTTGTTCGGCGGTTTCAACCCCTTCGGCCACGACGGTGAGGTTCAGACTTTTGCCAAGGTCAATGATG
The window above is part of the Marinobacter sp. THAF197a genome. Proteins encoded here:
- a CDS encoding LemA family protein; protein product: MGTTVIGLVVIAVVILYLVFIYNNLVSLRNQFKNGFAQIDVQLQRRHDLIPNLVEAAKAYLVHEKSTLTQVMEARNNAVSAQKDAAKDPGDGTKIQRLGSAENLLTKALANFYAVSENYPELKANETIQQLMEELSSTENRVAFARQAYNDGVMTYNIFREKFPNNIVAGMFAFKETAQLQLETPEARQVPKVSF